In a single window of the Eshraghiella crossota genome:
- the ychF gene encoding redox-regulated ATPase YchF: MKLGIVGLPNVGKSTLFNSLTKAGAESANYPFCTIDPNVGVVSVPDERLQLLSDLYNSAKIVPAVIEFVDIAGLVKGASKGEGLGNQFLSHIRETDAIVHVVRCFENSNIVHVDGSIDPLRDIDTINLELIFSDIDIIDRRIAKVSRGARNDKALAKELELLEELKAHLEDGKAARSFVTDDDDKKALLSTYDLLTFKPVIYAANVSEDDLADDGASNENVAKVREFAASEGSEVFVVCAQIEEEISELEDDEKKMFLEDLGLKESGLDKLIKASYKLLGLISFLTAGPTETRAWTIKKGTKAPGAAGKIHSDFERGFIKAEVVYYKDLLECGSYAAAKEKGLVGIEGKDYVVKDGDVILFRFNV; the protein is encoded by the coding sequence ATGAAACTTGGTATCGTAGGATTGCCTAACGTAGGTAAAAGTACACTTTTTAATTCATTGACAAAGGCAGGTGCAGAATCGGCTAATTATCCGTTCTGTACAATCGACCCTAATGTCGGTGTTGTTTCAGTACCTGACGAAAGGCTTCAGTTATTATCTGATTTATATAATTCGGCAAAAATAGTTCCCGCAGTTATAGAATTTGTTGACATTGCAGGACTTGTAAAAGGAGCTTCAAAGGGTGAGGGGCTTGGTAACCAGTTCCTTTCACATATAAGAGAAACCGATGCTATCGTCCATGTGGTAAGGTGTTTTGAAAACAGCAACATCGTCCACGTTGACGGCTCTATCGACCCATTAAGGGACATTGATACAATTAATCTTGAACTTATCTTTTCTGATATTGATATTATTGACAGAAGAATTGCAAAAGTTTCCCGTGGTGCAAGAAATGATAAAGCCCTTGCAAAAGAACTTGAGCTTCTTGAAGAATTGAAAGCACATCTTGAAGACGGCAAGGCTGCCAGAAGTTTTGTCACGGATGATGATGACAAAAAAGCTCTTCTTAGTACATATGACTTATTGACATTCAAACCTGTTATATATGCTGCCAATGTTTCCGAAGATGACCTTGCGGATGACGGTGCAAGCAATGAGAATGTTGCAAAAGTAAGGGAATTTGCCGCTTCCGAGGGAAGTGAGGTATTCGTTGTATGTGCACAGATTGAAGAAGAAATTTCAGAACTTGAAGATGATGAGAAAAAGATGTTTCTTGAAGACCTCGGTCTTAAGGAATCAGGACTTGATAAATTAATCAAGGCAAGTTATAAACTCCTCGGTCTTATAAGTTTTCTTACCGCCGGTCCTACAGAAACAAGAGCATGGACCATCAAGAAAGGAACTAAAGCTCCCGGAGCTGCCGGAAAGATTCACAGTGATTTTGAACGTGGTTTCATTAAAGCCGAAGTTGTATACTACAAAGATCTGCTTGAATGTGGTTCTTACGCCGCTGCCAAAGAAAAAGGACTTGTAGGAATTGAGGGTAAGGATTACGTTGTAAAAGACGGAGATGTAATTTTATTCAGATTTAACGTCTGA
- the mraZ gene encoding division/cell wall cluster transcriptional repressor MraZ has product MFKGEYNHSIDSKGRVIVPAKFREQLGESFVVTKGLDGCLFGFPNDSWQEFENKLSSLSTSNMESRKLVRFFTAGAADCEIDKQGRALIPGVLRDFAGLDKDVVIIGVAKRIEFWSKDKWNNLTDECDSNMDEIAANLDALGVSL; this is encoded by the coding sequence ATGTTCAAAGGTGAATATAATCACTCAATTGACAGTAAAGGACGTGTTATCGTACCGGCTAAGTTCAGGGAACAGTTAGGAGAATCTTTTGTTGTTACAAAAGGTCTTGACGGATGTTTATTCGGATTTCCGAATGACAGCTGGCAGGAATTTGAGAACAAGCTCTCATCACTTTCCACAAGCAACATGGAATCAAGAAAACTTGTAAGATTCTTTACCGCAGGGGCAGCCGACTGTGAAATTGATAAACAGGGAAGAGCTCTTATACCCGGCGTATTAAGGGATTTTGCAGGACTTGATAAGGACGTAGTAATAATAGGCGTAGCAAAACGTATTGAGTTCTGGAGTAAGGATAAGTGGAACAATCTTACCGATGAATGCGACAGCAATATGGATGAAATAGCTGCTAACCTTGACGCACTTGGCGTTTCGCTTTAA
- a CDS encoding peptidoglycan D,D-transpeptidase FtsI family protein, which translates to MKVLKKHRTKIKFIAYAVFLMMSGLIGRMTYVVVFRGEELTVKATELHERERTIKAGRGRIISSDGTVLATNETVCTVSVIHSQIKDPERVISILSEELDMDEEKVRKYVEKFSSMEKIKSNVPKETGDAIRSYELAGVKVDEDSKRIYPYSELASKILGFTGADNQGILGLEIEYDDVLKGTNGQILTLTDASGVEIEEKEVKRVEPVAGDDLYISIDYSIQSYATQLARTAYYSNQAKSVSIIVMDPDNGEMLAMVNYPEYNLNDPFTDGTMEEMNRIWRNTIINDTYEPGSTFKVITATAALDSGSVTLNNHYSCSGRIHVADRFVRCANARGHGAQTFAQSLQNSCNPAFITWGLMTGKDNMVKYMESLGLYSKTGVDLPGEAGSIIHKTENIKELDLAIMSFGQSFQITPLQLLRAVSAVVNGGKLVTPHFGVKKIDTEGNISVLEYEESGTIIKQSTTETMRGLLKNVVELGGGLNCRIEGYSIAGKTATSEKLPRGNGKYIASFIGIAPAENPQVIAMCIIDEPVGMHYGGVIAAPVVKSLFENILPYLGIEKGQM; encoded by the coding sequence ATGAAAGTATTAAAAAAACATAGAACAAAAATTAAATTTATCGCATACGCCGTTTTCCTTATGATGTCGGGACTGATAGGGAGAATGACGTATGTTGTTGTATTCAGAGGTGAAGAGCTTACGGTAAAAGCAACTGAACTTCATGAAAGAGAAAGAACAATAAAAGCAGGGCGGGGAAGGATAATCAGTTCTGACGGAACGGTGCTTGCCACTAACGAAACAGTATGTACCGTGTCGGTTATCCATTCGCAGATAAAAGACCCTGAAAGAGTAATAAGTATTCTTTCGGAAGAACTTGATATGGATGAGGAAAAGGTAAGAAAATATGTAGAAAAATTTTCATCCATGGAAAAGATTAAATCAAATGTGCCAAAAGAAACAGGAGATGCCATAAGAAGCTATGAACTTGCAGGTGTTAAGGTTGATGAGGACAGCAAAAGAATTTACCCTTATTCAGAGCTCGCCTCAAAAATCCTCGGTTTTACCGGAGCTGATAATCAGGGAATACTGGGATTGGAGATAGAATATGATGATGTTCTGAAGGGAACAAACGGACAGATACTTACGTTGACTGATGCGTCTGGTGTAGAAATAGAAGAAAAAGAAGTAAAAAGAGTTGAGCCTGTTGCAGGTGATGATTTATATATAAGTATAGATTATAGCATCCAGTCTTATGCTACCCAGCTTGCAAGAACTGCATATTATTCCAATCAGGCAAAGTCGGTCAGCATAATTGTCATGGACCCTGATAATGGTGAAATGTTAGCAATGGTAAATTATCCCGAATATAATCTTAATGACCCATTTACCGATGGGACAATGGAAGAGATGAACCGGATATGGCGAAATACCATTATTAATGATACTTACGAACCGGGTTCTACATTTAAAGTTATAACTGCAACTGCTGCACTTGACAGCGGAAGCGTTACACTTAATAATCATTATTCCTGCAGCGGCAGGATTCATGTGGCGGACCGCTTTGTAAGATGTGCCAACGCAAGAGGACATGGTGCGCAGACATTTGCGCAAAGTCTTCAGAATTCCTGTAACCCTGCATTTATCACCTGGGGACTTATGACAGGAAAAGATAATATGGTAAAATACATGGAAAGTCTTGGTTTATACAGTAAAACCGGTGTGGACCTTCCGGGAGAGGCAGGCTCCATCATACACAAGACAGAGAATATTAAAGAGCTTGACCTTGCAATAATGTCTTTTGGACAGTCATTCCAGATTACTCCGCTGCAGCTGTTAAGAGCGGTAAGCGCAGTGGTTAATGGCGGTAAACTTGTTACACCCCACTTCGGAGTAAAAAAAATAGATACGGAAGGTAATATTTCGGTATTGGAATATGAGGAAAGCGGTACTATAATAAAACAGTCAACCACCGAAACAATGCGTGGACTCTTAAAGAATGTTGTTGAGCTTGGAGGCGGGCTTAACTGCAGAATCGAAGGATATTCGATTGCGGGCAAGACGGCAACCTCCGAAAAACTTCCGCGAGGCAACGGTAAATACATTGCCAGCTTTATAGGAATCGCACCGGCAGAGAATCCTCAGGTAATAGCAATGTGCATTATAGACGAACCTGTGGGAATGCATTATGGTGGCGTAATTGCCGCACCGGTGGTAAAATCATTATTTGAGAATATACTTCCATACCTTGGAATAGAGAAAGGACAGATGTAA
- a CDS encoding peptidoglycan D,D-transpeptidase FtsI family protein: MKKKLLVIFLLAGIVLLGLSYALIRLNLNEGKSYSKAVYNNYGYDSRAIAARRGDITDRNGTILAYSTRVYNLIIDSKVMLSSDGKYRQSTVDALAEYFPNLDMDKLNEFLDENAQKENKNAYKKFLEELTEDEISGFKTAMSESDNIKGVWFEEEYKRTYPFKSLAADLIGFASNGGSGEIGIEQSYNSYLSGTDGRIYGYINDSSYKSQVISAENGNTIVSTIDYSIQNIIENSIKSFNDEYGSLSTTVVVMNPKNGEVLGMADYPTFDLNNPRDVSSMYTDEELDAMEEDKRVEAYYSLWKNNAVSKIYEPGSVFKTFTVSELIEENLIKLTDVVKCDGYGVYDSTKILCNGGEGHGDVTPTWALCRSCNDALMQYGEMLGKDMFNRYLHIYKFGQKTDIDIPSEEAGLLISESGMMDVDLATNSFGQNLSVNMIQMMAAFSSVINGGKYYKPHVVKEIRDSQGELVETINPVLVTETVSEETSAVMRSMLRAVVDYGTAGYVYMDGYSIGGKTGAAEKIPRDKKSYVVSFMGFAPAEDPEVLVYVIIDTPDCEEYDTSWSAQMVAADIMHKLVPYLGIPADNPDYERDVYIDAKTLKPVVKRPSSVDVDEVKPDGGANLPDEEESASKEDGQEEKSSENEKPDENESPPEKSTPDGVDGSPPEESTPG; encoded by the coding sequence ATGAAAAAAAAGCTTTTAGTTATTTTCCTGCTTGCGGGAATTGTGCTTTTGGGACTTTCGTATGCTTTAATCAGGCTTAATCTGAATGAAGGAAAAAGCTATTCAAAGGCAGTATACAATAACTATGGCTATGACAGCAGGGCTATTGCGGCAAGAAGAGGCGACATAACAGACCGTAACGGAACCATTCTTGCGTATTCCACAAGAGTATATAATCTCATAATAGATTCAAAAGTTATGCTGTCATCTGACGGAAAATACAGACAGTCAACGGTAGATGCATTAGCAGAATATTTTCCGAACCTTGATATGGATAAGTTAAATGAGTTTCTTGATGAAAATGCACAAAAAGAAAATAAAAATGCTTACAAAAAATTTCTTGAAGAGTTGACAGAGGATGAGATTAGCGGATTTAAGACAGCAATGTCTGAATCTGACAATATAAAAGGCGTATGGTTTGAAGAAGAATATAAAAGAACATATCCTTTTAAGTCACTTGCGGCAGATCTTATAGGATTTGCAAGCAACGGCGGAAGCGGGGAAATCGGAATTGAGCAGTCATATAATTCATATCTTTCGGGAACTGACGGGAGAATATACGGATATATAAATGACAGCTCATATAAGTCACAGGTTATATCCGCTGAAAACGGAAATACGATAGTATCCACGATTGATTACAGTATCCAGAATATAATAGAAAATTCAATTAAATCTTTTAATGATGAATATGGTTCATTGTCAACAACAGTAGTTGTTATGAATCCCAAAAACGGGGAAGTTCTCGGAATGGCGGATTATCCTACTTTTGACCTGAATAATCCAAGGGATGTTTCATCAATGTATACGGATGAAGAACTTGATGCCATGGAAGAAGATAAAAGAGTTGAAGCTTATTATTCATTATGGAAAAACAATGCCGTCAGTAAAATATATGAACCGGGTTCGGTTTTTAAAACTTTTACCGTTAGTGAACTTATTGAAGAAAATCTTATAAAACTTACGGATGTAGTAAAATGTGACGGATACGGTGTGTATGACAGTACGAAAATTCTTTGCAACGGCGGTGAGGGACATGGAGATGTTACTCCTACCTGGGCACTTTGCAGGTCCTGTAACGACGCACTTATGCAATATGGTGAAATGTTAGGCAAAGATATGTTTAACAGATATCTTCATATATATAAATTCGGACAAAAGACAGATATTGATATACCTTCTGAAGAAGCCGGACTTCTTATATCAGAAAGCGGAATGATGGATGTAGACCTTGCAACCAATTCATTTGGACAAAATTTAAGTGTTAATATGATTCAGATGATGGCAGCTTTTTCATCTGTAATTAACGGAGGAAAGTATTACAAACCTCATGTTGTCAAAGAAATAAGAGACAGCCAGGGAGAACTTGTTGAAACAATTAATCCTGTACTTGTGACAGAAACAGTTTCCGAAGAAACCTCTGCGGTTATGCGTTCAATGTTAAGAGCTGTAGTTGATTACGGAACAGCGGGTTATGTATATATGGACGGATATTCAATCGGTGGAAAAACCGGTGCGGCTGAAAAAATACCGAGAGATAAAAAAAGCTATGTGGTATCTTTTATGGGATTTGCTCCTGCAGAAGACCCGGAGGTACTTGTATATGTAATAATTGATACTCCTGATTGTGAAGAGTATGATACATCATGGTCGGCACAGATGGTTGCGGCAGATATAATGCATAAACTTGTTCCTTATCTTGGAATACCTGCAGATAATCCTGATTACGAAAGAGATGTATATATTGATGCCAAGACTCTAAAACCTGTAGTAAAAAGACCATCATCTGTTGATGTGGATGAAGTTAAGCCTGATGGAGGAGCTAATCTTCCTGATGAGGAAGAGTCCGCATCAAAAGAGGACGGACAGGAAGAAAAATCATCAGAAAATGAGAAACCTGATGAGAATGAATCGCCGCCTGAGAAAAGCACACCGGATGGTGTGGATGGATCGCCGCCTGAGGAAAGTACTCCCGGCTAG
- the rsmH gene encoding 16S rRNA (cytosine(1402)-N(4))-methyltransferase RsmH → MEFSHKSVLLNECIENLNIKPDGIYVDGTLGGAGHSYHICERLSKKGRLIGIDQDEDAIRAATTRLEPFKDRVTIVKDNYSNIKNVLVSLGIDKVDGILLDIGVSSYQLDNAERGFTYKEEDAPLDMRMDRQSGITAQDVVNDYSEMELFRVIRDYGEEQFAKNIAKHICIERNKSRITTTGRLTEIIKAAIPMKFRVNGGHPAKKTFQAIRIEVNRELYVLEESIDTMIDLLNDKGRLCIITFHSLEDRIVKNKFRDNVNTCTCPPDFPVCVCGNRPKGVIITRKPIVPTDEEIEINKRAKSSKLRVFERVI, encoded by the coding sequence ATGGAATTTTCACATAAATCAGTTCTTTTGAACGAGTGTATAGAAAATCTTAATATTAAGCCCGATGGGATTTATGTTGACGGAACCCTCGGGGGAGCAGGTCATTCTTACCATATATGCGAGAGACTTTCAAAAAAAGGACGTCTAATCGGCATTGACCAGGATGAGGATGCGATACGTGCCGCCACCACAAGACTTGAGCCATTTAAGGACAGGGTGACAATTGTTAAGGATAATTACAGTAACATTAAGAATGTACTTGTCTCACTTGGCATAGATAAAGTTGATGGTATTCTTTTGGATATCGGGGTCTCTTCTTACCAGCTTGATAATGCTGAACGTGGATTTACATATAAAGAAGAGGATGCACCTCTTGATATGAGAATGGACAGGCAGTCAGGCATAACAGCACAAGACGTTGTGAATGATTACAGCGAAATGGAACTTTTCAGGGTTATAAGGGACTACGGCGAAGAACAGTTTGCAAAAAATATTGCCAAACACATATGTATAGAAAGAAACAAATCAAGAATTACCACAACAGGACGCCTTACCGAAATAATCAAGGCGGCGATACCGATGAAATTCAGGGTTAACGGAGGACATCCGGCGAAAAAGACATTTCAGGCAATAAGAATAGAAGTGAACAGGGAACTTTATGTTCTGGAAGAATCCATAGATACTATGATTGATCTGCTGAATGATAAAGGAAGGTTATGTATTATTACATTTCATTCCCTTGAGGACAGAATTGTTAAGAATAAATTCAGGGACAATGTTAATACATGTACATGCCCTCCGGATTTTCCGGTGTGCGTATGCGGCAACAGACCTAAAGGAGTAATAATCACAAGAAAACCGATTGTTCCAACGGATGAAGAAATTGAAATTAATAAAAGAGCCAAAAGCTCAAAATTAAGGGTATTTGAAAGGGTTATTTAG
- a CDS encoding thiamine diphosphokinase, translated as MKTLIIAGGIYKEDFVKEYICPDDYNYIIAVDKGLSYTESLNLFPDLIVGDFDSVRNSILSGYDSKIIRRYKPEKDDTDMEIAMKQAVIKNQPIDVLCATGGRADHFLGNIHTLKIAMDAGLHAEIIDENNRIFLVDKEYEFEKGVGKYVSFIPFSGAVKGITLKGFRYNVEKFTLNPGSTRCVSNEVSEKKAAIHIDEGCLIAVIASDVKSE; from the coding sequence ATGAAGACGTTGATAATTGCAGGCGGAATATATAAAGAAGATTTTGTAAAAGAATATATATGTCCTGACGATTATAATTATATTATTGCAGTAGATAAGGGACTTTCCTATACGGAAAGTCTTAATCTGTTTCCGGACCTTATTGTGGGAGATTTCGATTCAGTCAGGAACAGCATTTTATCAGGATATGACAGTAAAATAATCAGAAGATATAAGCCTGAAAAAGATGATACGGATATGGAAATAGCAATGAAACAGGCAGTTATAAAAAATCAGCCGATAGATGTATTGTGTGCAACAGGAGGCAGGGCAGACCATTTTCTCGGAAACATACATACCTTGAAAATAGCCATGGATGCCGGACTTCATGCGGAAATAATTGATGAAAACAACAGGATTTTTCTGGTAGATAAAGAATATGAATTTGAAAAAGGTGTGGGAAAATATGTATCTTTCATCCCATTTTCAGGAGCTGTGAAGGGAATTACCCTTAAAGGCTTCCGCTACAATGTTGAAAAATTTACCCTTAATCCCGGTAGTACCAGATGCGTAAGTAATGAAGTATCAGAAAAAAAAGCAGCCATTCATATAGATGAAGGCTGCCTTATAGCTGTTATAGCATCAGACGTTAAATCTGAATAA
- the lgt gene encoding prolipoprotein diacylglyceryl transferase, translated as MGAIRFPNLGFEIDLPTGFYIGSFEIKFYGIILALGLIAGALLAYHGAKKTGQKVDDYIDFTFFAVIGAIICARIYYVAFEWDYYSHNLKEIFNIRGGGIAIYGAVIGGVIVLIIFSKVKKLSFFKMADTIIPGLLIGQIIGRWGNFVNREAFGGYTDNIFAMQIPLKDVSVGTISDNMLVDVFGTTYVQVHPTFLYESVLNLLLLILILVFRDKKKFQGETLCRYGVGYGIIRFFVEGLRTDQLQFHNGIAVSQIVSIAIAVVGLFFIVFMHIRLRKTEGIFDPTPEKAAAAKTDTAEE; from the coding sequence ATGGGAGCAATAAGATTTCCTAATCTCGGATTTGAAATTGATTTGCCGACAGGTTTTTATATCGGCAGCTTTGAAATTAAATTTTACGGAATAATTCTTGCACTGGGACTTATCGCAGGTGCACTTCTCGCTTATCACGGAGCTAAAAAGACGGGCCAGAAGGTAGATGATTATATTGATTTTACCTTTTTTGCCGTAATCGGTGCGATAATATGCGCAAGAATATATTATGTGGCATTTGAATGGGATTACTATTCACACAATCTTAAGGAGATTTTTAATATCCGTGGCGGTGGAATTGCGATATATGGTGCAGTTATAGGTGGCGTAATCGTTCTCATTATATTCAGTAAAGTTAAGAAATTAAGCTTTTTTAAGATGGCTGATACCATTATTCCGGGACTTTTGATAGGCCAGATTATCGGAAGATGGGGTAATTTTGTAAACAGGGAAGCCTTCGGAGGATATACGGATAACATTTTTGCAATGCAGATACCTCTTAAAGACGTATCAGTAGGAACCATATCAGATAATATGCTTGTGGATGTGTTCGGAACCACTTATGTCCAGGTACATCCTACATTTCTTTATGAAAGTGTACTGAATCTTTTACTGCTGATACTGATACTGGTATTCAGGGACAAGAAAAAGTTCCAGGGAGAGACACTTTGCAGATATGGTGTTGGATACGGAATTATAAGATTCTTTGTGGAGGGCTTACGAACAGACCAGCTTCAGTTTCATAATGGAATCGCCGTTTCACAGATTGTTTCAATCGCAATAGCTGTAGTTGGACTTTTCTTCATCGTATTTATGCACATAAGATTAAGAAAAACCGAGGGCATATTTGACCCTACCCCTGAAAAGGCAGCAGCAGCGAAGACAGACACTGCAGAAGAATAA
- the rpe gene encoding ribulose-phosphate 3-epimerase: MKKYLSPSMLSADFTKVGEQLKIIENAGNEMLHVDIMDGMFVPSISFGMPVVESIRPCTDMIFDVHMMVVDPERYIEVVRKSGADIISIHVEACKNIIDTLLKIRETGAKPAIAINPETPMDTLRPYLQYVDEVVVMSVHPGFGGQSFIEESFERICELDRMRKDLGLSFAIEVDGGIKLDNVEKVLKCGADIIVAGSAVFKDDIADNVRKFNEIISRY; encoded by the coding sequence ATGAAAAAGTATTTATCACCATCAATGCTTTCGGCTGATTTTACAAAAGTCGGAGAGCAGTTAAAAATAATAGAAAATGCAGGCAATGAAATGCTGCATGTAGATATAATGGACGGTATGTTTGTACCCAGTATTTCTTTTGGAATGCCTGTAGTTGAATCAATAAGGCCATGTACCGATATGATTTTTGACGTACATATGATGGTAGTTGACCCTGAAAGATATATTGAGGTTGTGAGAAAAAGCGGTGCAGATATTATATCCATCCATGTTGAAGCCTGTAAAAATATAATTGATACATTGCTCAAAATAAGGGAAACAGGTGCAAAGCCTGCAATTGCAATTAATCCTGAGACTCCTATGGATACATTAAGGCCGTATCTTCAGTATGTGGATGAAGTTGTTGTGATGAGTGTTCATCCCGGCTTTGGAGGACAGTCATTTATTGAAGAGTCCTTTGAGAGAATATGCGAACTTGACAGAATGAGAAAAGACCTCGGACTTTCTTTTGCTATTGAGGTTGATGGTGGAATTAAACTTGATAATGTGGAAAAAGTCCTTAAATGCGGCGCAGACATTATCGTAGCGGGTTCTGCTGTATTTAAAGACGATATTGCGGACAATGTAAGGAAATTTAATGAGATAATAAGCAGATATTAA
- the rsgA gene encoding ribosome small subunit-dependent GTPase A: protein MQGKIIKGIAGFYYVYVIEAGVYECKAKGVFRNKKIKPLVGDNVLIDVISDSEHTGNITDILPRKNELIRPAVANIDQVMIVFASLSPEPNFNLLSRFIVMMEYNRIDTVICFNKTDQVDSESLDKMVKDFSGCGSRIITSSVKENKGIDEIREVLQNKTTALAGPSGVGKSSILNSVFPEAESRTGEISEKINRGKHTTRHTEIFNITGDTFVLDTPGFTSLDYNVVEDKDLRFYFNEFTEYEGKCRFNGCVHVNEPDCAVKAAVTEGRISELRYKIYTDMYNELKNKRKY from the coding sequence ATGCAGGGAAAAATTATAAAAGGAATAGCAGGGTTTTATTACGTGTATGTCATCGAGGCAGGCGTTTATGAGTGCAAAGCCAAGGGCGTTTTCCGTAACAAAAAAATAAAACCATTGGTAGGCGACAATGTCCTGATAGACGTTATCAGTGACAGTGAACATACGGGAAATATCACGGATATTCTTCCAAGAAAAAATGAACTTATAAGACCCGCAGTTGCCAATATTGACCAGGTAATGATTGTATTTGCGTCCTTATCACCCGAACCTAATTTTAATCTTTTAAGCAGGTTCATAGTGATGATGGAATATAACAGAATAGATACCGTGATATGTTTTAATAAAACAGACCAGGTGGACAGCGAAAGCCTCGATAAAATGGTAAAAGATTTTTCAGGATGCGGTTCAAGGATTATTACGTCAAGTGTTAAAGAGAACAAAGGAATTGATGAAATAAGAGAAGTTTTACAAAATAAAACCACCGCACTTGCAGGCCCTTCGGGAGTCGGTAAATCCTCCATTCTTAACAGCGTTTTCCCGGAGGCGGAATCAAGAACCGGAGAGATAAGCGAGAAGATTAACAGAGGTAAGCATACCACAAGGCATACGGAGATTTTTAACATAACCGGAGATACTTTTGTACTTGACACACCGGGCTTTACCTCCCTTGACTATAATGTAGTGGAGGACAAGGACTTAAGATTTTATTTTAATGAATTTACAGAATATGAAGGAAAGTGCCGTTTTAACGGATGCGTCCATGTCAATGAGCCTGATTGTGCGGTTAAAGCTGCTGTAACTGAAGGCAGAATATCTGAATTAAGATATAAAATATATACCGATATGTATAATGAATTAAAGAACAAGAGGAAATATTAA